In Engraulis encrasicolus isolate BLACKSEA-1 chromosome 24, IST_EnEncr_1.0, whole genome shotgun sequence, a single genomic region encodes these proteins:
- the LOC134441418 gene encoding serum amyloid P-component-like isoform X1 yields the protein MKVLPVLLIQMLTCCSAEKHNLSGKMFTFPEESDTAHVVLSPDQSKSLTAVTMCLRFFSDLVRAQSLFSFATPESSNAFLLYKQANGVYEVDQNDKFVLFRALGENPNQWNSVCVTWNSENGIAQVWVNGKYSARKGINKGKEISGAPSIVLGQEQDTYGGKFDKAQSFVGMVTDIHMWDSVLPSSEILLYMSRIPQKIGGNVINWESLDFTLKEYVILEDQ from the exons ATGAAAGTTCTACCAGTTCTGCTCATTCAAATGTTAACATGCTGCTCAGCAGAAAAGCATA ATCTCTCTGGCAAGATGTTCACCTTCCCTGAGGAGTCTGATACGGCTCATGTGGTCTTGTCACCAGACCAGAGCAAGAGCCTGACTGCGGTGACCATGTGCCTGCGTTTCTTCTCAGATCTAGTACGAGCTCAGAGTCTCTTCTCCTTCGCCACCCCGGAGAGTTCGAACGCCTTCCTGCTCTACAAACAAGCTAACGGAGTGTACGAAGTGGACCAGAATGACAAATTTGTGCTGTTCCGAGCACTGGGGGAGAATCCAAACCAATGGAATTCGGTCTGTGTCACCTGGAACTCTGAAAACGGCATCGCCCAAGTTTGGGTCAATGGGAAATATAGTGCGAGAAAGGGCATCAACAAAGGGAAAGAGATCTCGGGAGCACCCAGTATCGTCTTGGGTCAAGAACAGGACACTTACGGGGGTAAATTTGACAAGGCACAATCTTTTGTGGGAATGGTCACAGACATTCACATGTGGGATTCAGTTCTTCCTTCTTCTGAGATTTTGTTGTACATGAGCCGAATTCCACAGAAGATTGGTGGCAATGTGATCAACTGGGAGTCGCTAGACTTTACCCTGAAAGAGTATGTTATTTTAGAGGACCAGTGA
- the LOC134441418 gene encoding serum amyloid P-component-like isoform X2, whose product MFTFPEESDTAHVVLSPDQSKSLTAVTMCLRFFSDLVRAQSLFSFATPESSNAFLLYKQANGVYEVDQNDKFVLFRALGENPNQWNSVCVTWNSENGIAQVWVNGKYSARKGINKGKEISGAPSIVLGQEQDTYGGKFDKAQSFVGMVTDIHMWDSVLPSSEILLYMSRIPQKIGGNVINWESLDFTLKEYVILEDQ is encoded by the coding sequence ATGTTCACCTTCCCTGAGGAGTCTGATACGGCTCATGTGGTCTTGTCACCAGACCAGAGCAAGAGCCTGACTGCGGTGACCATGTGCCTGCGTTTCTTCTCAGATCTAGTACGAGCTCAGAGTCTCTTCTCCTTCGCCACCCCGGAGAGTTCGAACGCCTTCCTGCTCTACAAACAAGCTAACGGAGTGTACGAAGTGGACCAGAATGACAAATTTGTGCTGTTCCGAGCACTGGGGGAGAATCCAAACCAATGGAATTCGGTCTGTGTCACCTGGAACTCTGAAAACGGCATCGCCCAAGTTTGGGTCAATGGGAAATATAGTGCGAGAAAGGGCATCAACAAAGGGAAAGAGATCTCGGGAGCACCCAGTATCGTCTTGGGTCAAGAACAGGACACTTACGGGGGTAAATTTGACAAGGCACAATCTTTTGTGGGAATGGTCACAGACATTCACATGTGGGATTCAGTTCTTCCTTCTTCTGAGATTTTGTTGTACATGAGCCGAATTCCACAGAAGATTGGTGGCAATGTGATCAACTGGGAGTCGCTAGACTTTACCCTGAAAGAGTATGTTATTTTAGAGGACCAGTGA